The following nucleotide sequence is from Candidatus Aegiribacteria sp..
ACACCGGCGCTTCATCCCCTTATGGATTCCATGACTGGAATTTCATACTTTCCGAGCTGAACCTGCTCAGACATGATCACCTGATCGCGAACATTACTGAAATAACCGGAAAGCTATTTATGGTTCTAGCTCTGCTATGGGGCTTAACACTTTTGATAAGACAATTCAAACGTCTGAAGAAATTTTCTCAGTTTTCGTAGCCGGTAGAGTACGTTCTACCTCACTACAGATACTCCCTTTGTTGAGATAATGTCACCTTTTGCCAGCTGAACCAGATAAACGCCTGCGGATAGCTCGGAAAATTTGTCGGTGTTTCAGGTAGAATACAGATCAGCTCTTCGACCGTAGCGGCGAACTGGCCTTTCTACGTCTTGGTGTAAGCCGGTTTCAAGCCTTCGAACATGGGGAAGTGTTTGATGTTCAACGTAATAAGATCAGCGCATTCAGCTTCTGCAGTGGCAGCAATGATAGCGTCAGCCAGTCCGATCCCGTGACTTCTGGTAAAGGCTTTTCTGTAAAGACCACCGTTTCGGGCAATTGCGGCGGATACAGGAACTACTCGGAACAGGGAAATGAAACTGTCCAGAGTGCCCAATTCTTTATCACCCTTTACACCGGCGTAGAGTTCCGCAGTAACTATGCTGGACAGAATGATCCGGACGGAATGTGCATTTACGAGAGCAACGGCCTTCGGGTGACCCCTTAAAAAATCTACTATCACATCTGTATCAACCAGAACAGGGCCAGACACAGCTTAACTCCTGTCCCATGAAAGCCGTACTGAGCTGAAGTCAGGTAGATCCTTGCGATCTCGCCACATGCCAGCTGCTTTATTCAGAATTGAATCTCGGCGGCTTCCATTGGCCAAGTCTATATACATATCGACCGCATCACGGATAAGCTCTGACTGCCTCTTGCCCGTTGCTTTGACAAGGGCGCTCAGTTTGTCACGCTCTTCTTCTGTAAGATAAATCTGTGTTCTCACCATTACACACCTCCAATGTATACACCAGTATTATACATCATATCCATTCTGTCAATGATATATTACGAAGACATGGCGATTGTACAGTATTCTGAAGGATAATTCAGCAGAATGAAAGACATCCTGCGAAAGCTCGAAGTGGACTGCACAATTATAGAGGACTGGCAGACATACGATGTTTTTTTAATGGAAGAAGGTCTGTTTCCGCAGTGATATGAGCATCTCTACCTGCCGGGGGCTTTCCGATGAGCAGAAGGAATAAAGAACTAACACCCATAAGCAATGTATACTGTGTCTGTTTTCCGGCAACAAATTTCAATGGACAGTGTTGTTACTTTTCGGTTAGTTGCGTATTTTAGCCTTCCATCAGGCAAAAATTAACGATGCCAGGAAGACAGGAGAACTGCACTGCCATACGAAAGTTATGAAGAATACAAGGCCGCAAAGCAGCTCTGCTGTAACCTCTGGTTACCCTTTCCAGGTCAAGTATATTGAAAAATGCTGGATCGGGATTCAGAAGCACCTACCATTCTGATAAAAAGGATAACTCCACAGATATCAACAAATCCTCAAAGGCTGCAAACAGCGCATTCATGCTGGCTGGCCAGCTTATTGGAAAAGGTTCTCTCTTTGTTTCGGTTATGCTGCTCTCAAGGTATCTGTCCAATACGGATTTCGGCTGCTTGCTCTTTGCGGTGGTACTTGGACAGTTGTACTTTTCCTTTTCCGATATGGGTATTTCGCTGGTTCTTAATATGCGTTCAAGCGTACGTCCCACCGATACTCAGGGATTGCTTTCCACTTCCATTACTCTCCGGATAATCCTCTCGCTGCTTGGTTTTCCTCTTCTGATTCTGGCAGG
It contains:
- a CDS encoding type II toxin-antitoxin system VapC family toxin, producing the protein MSGPVLVDTDVIVDFLRGHPKAVALVNAHSVRIILSSIVTAELYAGVKGDKELGTLDSFISLFRVVPVSAAIARNGGLYRKAFTRSHGIGLADAIIAATAEAECADLITLNIKHFPMFEGLKPAYTKT
- a CDS encoding ribbon-helix-helix protein, CopG family, which encodes MVRTQIYLTEEERDKLSALVKATGKRQSELIRDAVDMYIDLANGSRRDSILNKAAGMWRDRKDLPDFSSVRLSWDRS